One stretch of Nitrospira sp. DNA includes these proteins:
- a CDS encoding phosphoribosylglycinamide formyltransferase, producing MGQRLEARGERLRVGVLASGRGSNLQAIIDAIEAGTLRAQIVVVLSNKKDAGALDRARKHGLTNVFLDPTPFAGQPDARAAYDRAVLDVLNKHEVELVLLAGYMKIVTSVLISAYENRMMNIHPSLLPSFPGLDVQTKAIAHGVRFSGCTVHFVTEGVDEGPIIIQAAVPILEGDTPEALASRILVEEHRIFPKAVQLYAEGRLAVDGRIVRVRGASHATGSLTNPV from the coding sequence ATGGGCCAGAGGCTTGAGGCTAGAGGCGAAAGGCTACGTGTAGGCGTACTCGCCTCCGGACGGGGGTCCAATCTCCAAGCCATCATTGACGCGATCGAAGCGGGAACATTACGCGCGCAGATCGTCGTTGTCCTCAGCAACAAGAAAGACGCCGGAGCGCTCGACCGGGCGCGGAAACACGGTCTCACCAACGTCTTCCTTGACCCCACGCCCTTTGCGGGGCAACCGGATGCCCGAGCAGCTTACGACCGTGCCGTGCTGGATGTGCTCAACAAGCATGAGGTCGAGCTGGTGCTGCTGGCCGGCTACATGAAGATTGTCACCTCCGTGTTGATCAGCGCATACGAAAACCGCATGATGAACATCCATCCGTCACTCCTGCCGTCCTTCCCTGGTTTGGACGTACAGACGAAAGCCATCGCGCATGGCGTGCGGTTCTCCGGCTGCACCGTGCATTTTGTGACGGAAGGTGTAGACGAGGGACCGATCATCATCCAGGCGGCGGTGCCGATCCTTGAGGGCGATACGCCGGAAGCACTGGCTTCGCGTATCCTGGTGGAGGAGCACAGGATTTTTCCGAAAGCCGTGCAGCTCTACGCGGAGGGGCGACTGGCAGTGGATGGCCGCATTGTACGCGTACGCGGCGCGTCCCACGCAACTGGTTCCTTAACCAATCCGGTGT